A region from the Corynebacterium halotolerans YIM 70093 = DSM 44683 genome encodes:
- a CDS encoding STAS/SEC14 domain-containing protein, which translates to MLTTDAIAGTNIVTAAYSGSIGTEEMEHLRSTVQQVIDREGSVRLLTEFGDIEPGRIEPKAWIEDLRMTGILGDIEKMAVVAGAAWLQKWTELAGGLIPGEVETFDAGQRDEARDWLRS; encoded by the coding sequence ATGCTCACCACGGACGCTATCGCCGGCACCAATATCGTCACCGCCGCCTACAGCGGCTCGATCGGCACGGAAGAGATGGAGCACCTGCGTTCCACGGTTCAGCAGGTCATCGACCGTGAGGGGAGCGTCCGGCTGCTGACCGAATTCGGAGACATCGAGCCTGGGCGCATTGAACCGAAGGCCTGGATCGAGGATCTGAGGATGACCGGCATCCTGGGCGACATCGAGAAGATGGCGGTGGTCGCCGGTGCAGCATGGCTCCAGAAGTGGACGGAGCTGGCCGGAGGGCTGATCCCCGGTGAGGTGGAGACCTTCGACGCCGGACAGCGCGACGAAGCGAGGGACTGGCTGCGCAGCTGA
- a CDS encoding pyridoxal phosphate-dependent aminotransferase: protein MSPDSRVVTRLQPFAETVFATMTAKAVEHGAINLGQGFPDSDGPARMLEIACEQIRGGNNQYGPGRGMAVLREAVATRRHRDHGVTYDPETEVLVTVGATEAISATVLGLVEPGAEVIVLEPYYDAYAAAIALAGARRVAVPLVSDGDSWAVDVDAVRAAVTEKTAMIIVNSPHNPTGAVFSRESLLSLAELCAEADLTVLSDEVYENLVFDGRSHTALASLPDMFERTVTVSSAAKSYNVTGWKTGWALAPAPLLDAVLKAKQFMSYVGATPFQPAVAHALEHEDAWLREMVTALADGRDLLGDALREAGLKVHGTAGTYFTVADISPLGYPDGVEFCLDLPAKIGVAAIPVQVFCDEPGPWRTKVRFAFCKREDTLREAARRLSRLRSAS from the coding sequence ATGAGCCCCGACAGCCGCGTAGTCACCCGCCTGCAGCCCTTCGCCGAGACGGTCTTCGCCACGATGACCGCGAAGGCCGTCGAGCACGGGGCGATCAACCTCGGCCAGGGATTCCCGGATTCCGACGGCCCCGCCCGCATGCTCGAGATCGCCTGCGAACAGATCCGCGGCGGCAACAACCAGTACGGCCCCGGCCGCGGCATGGCGGTCCTGCGTGAGGCGGTGGCCACCCGGCGGCACCGCGACCACGGCGTCACCTACGACCCGGAGACCGAGGTGCTCGTCACCGTCGGGGCCACGGAGGCCATCAGCGCCACCGTCCTCGGCCTGGTGGAACCCGGAGCGGAGGTCATCGTCCTCGAGCCCTACTACGACGCCTACGCCGCCGCGATCGCGCTGGCGGGCGCGCGTCGGGTGGCGGTTCCCCTGGTGTCCGACGGTGACTCCTGGGCCGTCGACGTCGACGCCGTGCGCGCCGCGGTGACGGAGAAGACGGCGATGATCATCGTCAACTCCCCGCACAACCCCACCGGCGCCGTGTTCTCCCGGGAGTCTCTCCTGTCCCTGGCCGAACTGTGCGCCGAGGCCGATCTGACGGTGCTCTCCGACGAGGTCTACGAGAACCTCGTCTTCGACGGTCGTTCCCACACCGCCCTGGCCTCCCTGCCGGACATGTTCGAACGCACCGTCACCGTCTCCTCGGCGGCGAAGTCCTACAACGTCACCGGCTGGAAGACCGGCTGGGCGCTCGCCCCCGCCCCGCTTCTCGACGCCGTGCTCAAGGCCAAGCAGTTCATGTCCTACGTCGGCGCCACCCCCTTCCAGCCGGCCGTGGCCCACGCCCTGGAACACGAGGACGCCTGGCTGCGGGAGATGGTCACCGCGCTGGCCGACGGCCGCGATCTGCTCGGCGACGCCCTGCGGGAGGCCGGCCTCAAGGTCCACGGCACCGCCGGCACCTACTTCACGGTCGCCGACATCTCCCCGCTCGGCTACCCCGACGGCGTGGAGTTCTGCCTCGACCTGCCCGCGAAGATCGGCGTGGCCGCCATTCCGGTGCAGGTCTTCTGCGACGAGCCCGGCCCCTGGCGCACCAAGGTACGCTTCGCCTTCTGCAAGCGGGAGGACACCCTGCGCGAGGCCGCCCGGCGTCTGTCCAGGCTCCGCTCCGCCAGCTAG
- a CDS encoding DUF3239 domain-containing protein, whose protein sequence is MKVFKFEVDEKFAQKNNEMLRDTRRLQLSAVILGVLFLVAAAVLAFWVDAAWGPLVGVVAAVLGVISFVLAFVVPRKVGTAQDLYDRYPLAPAVIAEVNPRDFVLLALVNTNVDPDRPPRWGVAVRTVTRVNGVTPKLGTKIPVAAVQGRRSMRDQEHWDEITPMPIAWGTPDQDVVTTARRAIPQDQWDRLEKARKRLNDAKATQHNLLVL, encoded by the coding sequence ATGAAGGTTTTCAAGTTCGAGGTCGACGAGAAATTCGCGCAGAAGAACAACGAGATGCTCCGGGACACCAGGCGCCTGCAGCTCTCCGCCGTGATCCTGGGTGTACTGTTCCTCGTCGCCGCCGCGGTGCTCGCCTTCTGGGTCGACGCCGCGTGGGGTCCGCTGGTCGGCGTGGTCGCGGCCGTCCTCGGCGTCATCTCCTTCGTCCTGGCGTTCGTCGTGCCCCGGAAGGTCGGCACCGCCCAGGACCTCTACGACCGCTATCCCCTGGCCCCGGCGGTGATCGCCGAGGTCAACCCGCGCGATTTCGTCCTCCTGGCCCTGGTCAACACCAACGTCGACCCGGACCGGCCGCCGCGCTGGGGTGTCGCCGTACGCACCGTGACCCGTGTCAACGGCGTGACCCCGAAGCTGGGCACGAAGATCCCCGTCGCCGCGGTGCAGGGCCGGCGCAGCATGCGCGACCAGGAGCACTGGGACGAGATCACCCCGATGCCCATCGCCTGGGGGACCCCGGACCAGGACGTGGTCACCACCGCCCGCAGGGCCATCCCGCAGGACCAGTGGGACCGCCTGGAGAAGGCCCGCAAGCGCCTCAACGACGCGAAGGCCACCCAGCACAACCTGCTGGTGCTCTGA
- a CDS encoding DNA repair helicase XPB, whose protein sequence is MAFGDGPLIVQSDKTVLLEIDHALAEEARAALAPFAELERAPEHVHTYRITPLALWNARAAGHDAEQVVDVLERYSRFPVPQPLLIDVAEIMSRYGRVTLHKHPAHGLVLESQEPAILAELTRHKKIRPMLGAQIDAETIAVHPSERGRLKQELLKVGWPAEDLAGYVDGEAHPIDLSTAHEQWELRDYQRYAADSFWEGGSGVVVLPCGAGKTMVGAASMAKARATTLILVTNTVAGRQWKDELLRRTTLTEDEIGEYSGEKKEIRPVTIATYQVVTRKTRGEYRALELFDSRDWGLIIYDEVHLLPAPVFRMTSDLQSRRRLGLTATLVREDGREGDVFSLIGPKRYDAPWKDLETAGYIATAECVEVRTTMSESERMVYATAETGERYRLAASASGKLRVVEKLLARHEGQPTLIIGAYLDQLEELSERFDAPIIEGRTSNRKREALFDQFRNGEISVLVVSKVANFSIDLPEAAVAIQVSGTFGSRQEEAQRLGRLLRPKKDGGQAHFYSVVSRDTLDAEYAAHRQRFLAEQGYAYRIVDAEDLGTLDRLN, encoded by the coding sequence TTGGCATTCGGCGACGGACCCCTGATCGTCCAGTCCGACAAGACCGTCCTGCTCGAGATCGACCACGCCCTGGCCGAGGAGGCCCGCGCCGCGCTCGCCCCCTTCGCGGAGCTGGAGCGCGCGCCCGAGCACGTCCACACCTACCGCATCACCCCGCTGGCGCTGTGGAACGCGCGCGCCGCCGGCCACGACGCCGAGCAGGTCGTCGACGTCCTCGAGCGGTACTCCCGCTTCCCCGTCCCGCAGCCGCTGCTCATCGACGTCGCCGAGATCATGAGCCGCTACGGCCGCGTCACCCTGCACAAGCACCCCGCCCACGGGCTCGTCCTCGAGTCGCAGGAGCCGGCCATCCTGGCGGAGCTGACCCGCCACAAGAAGATCAGGCCGATGCTCGGGGCACAGATCGACGCCGAAACCATCGCCGTGCACCCCTCCGAGCGCGGCCGGCTCAAGCAGGAGCTGCTCAAGGTGGGCTGGCCCGCCGAGGATCTGGCCGGCTACGTCGACGGCGAGGCCCACCCCATCGACCTGTCCACCGCCCATGAGCAGTGGGAGCTGCGGGACTACCAGCGCTACGCCGCCGACTCCTTCTGGGAGGGCGGCTCCGGCGTGGTGGTCCTGCCCTGCGGCGCGGGCAAGACCATGGTGGGTGCGGCGTCGATGGCGAAGGCCCGGGCTACCACCCTCATCCTGGTCACCAACACCGTGGCCGGCCGGCAGTGGAAGGACGAGCTGCTGCGACGGACCACCCTGACCGAGGACGAGATCGGCGAGTACTCCGGCGAGAAGAAGGAGATCCGCCCCGTCACCATCGCCACCTACCAGGTGGTCACCCGCAAGACGAGGGGCGAGTACCGGGCACTGGAACTCTTCGACTCCCGTGACTGGGGCCTGATCATCTACGACGAGGTCCACCTGCTTCCCGCCCCGGTCTTCCGCATGACCTCCGACCTGCAGTCGCGGCGCCGCCTGGGGCTCACGGCCACACTCGTGCGCGAGGACGGCCGCGAGGGCGACGTGTTCTCCCTGATCGGGCCGAAGCGTTACGACGCCCCATGGAAGGACCTCGAGACGGCCGGCTACATCGCGACGGCCGAGTGCGTCGAGGTGCGCACCACCATGAGCGAGTCCGAGCGGATGGTCTACGCCACCGCCGAGACGGGTGAACGCTACCGCCTGGCGGCGAGCGCCTCCGGCAAGCTGCGCGTCGTCGAGAAGCTGCTGGCCCGGCACGAAGGGCAGCCGACGCTGATCATCGGCGCCTACCTCGACCAGCTGGAGGAGCTGTCGGAGCGCTTCGACGCCCCCATCATCGAGGGGCGGACGTCGAACAGGAAGCGCGAGGCCCTGTTCGACCAGTTCCGCAACGGGGAGATCTCCGTGCTGGTGGTGAGCAAGGTGGCGAACTTCTCCATCGACCTGCCCGAGGCGGCGGTGGCCATCCAGGTCTCCGGCACATTCGGCTCCCGCCAGGAGGAGGCCCAGCGCCTGGGCCGCCTCCTGCGGCCGAAGAAGGACGGCGGGCAGGCCCACTTCTACTCCGTGGTCTCCCGCGACACCCTCGACGCCGAGTACGCCGCCCACCGCCAGCGTTTCCTGGCCGAGCAGGGGTACGCCTACCGCATCGTCGACGCCGAGGACCTGGGCACCCTCGACCGGCTCAACTGA
- a CDS encoding ABC transporter permease, producing MSYSSAHTITTVARREIQVALRNKGIIISVIITLLLAIGGIGVISWLTGREGDDPALAVVGMEAGAFTDTGIEASAVDDRAQAEAAVLDGDADAALVPAGHGWDLLTEGSPSAQILGAVDQITSARASAAALEAVGVDAGEFAAATPPSAVTAVDIGDGGDGTSLGAVVTVLAGVMILMFTVMLFAANIGGRVTEEKSSRVVEIILASVRPMDFLTGKILGNALFGLAATALIVTVAAVALNISGLLDGVDFQWGIIGILLVGFMLGLVFYGSLYAAAGAMVQRTEDLQSTQTPILILILATTYVPLFGWQVLDATWMQVLAWVPPVSVAVAPLQYAGGNLSLAGLAASYTILAVATVGVIWLVARIYRNAILNNGRKLTWRQALTRK from the coding sequence ATGAGTTACTCATCGGCCCACACCATCACCACCGTCGCCCGCCGCGAGATCCAGGTCGCCCTGCGCAACAAGGGCATCATCATCTCCGTCATCATCACGCTCCTGCTCGCGATCGGCGGCATCGGGGTCATCAGCTGGCTGACCGGACGGGAGGGCGATGATCCGGCCCTCGCCGTCGTCGGGATGGAGGCCGGCGCCTTCACCGACACCGGAATCGAGGCCTCCGCCGTCGACGACCGCGCACAGGCCGAGGCCGCGGTGCTCGACGGCGACGCCGACGCAGCGCTCGTCCCCGCCGGGCACGGCTGGGATCTGCTGACCGAGGGCAGCCCCTCAGCGCAGATCCTCGGCGCAGTCGACCAGATCACCTCCGCCCGGGCCTCGGCTGCGGCGCTCGAGGCGGTCGGCGTCGACGCGGGCGAGTTCGCCGCCGCCACTCCCCCGTCCGCGGTCACGGCGGTCGACATCGGGGACGGTGGCGACGGCACGTCGCTGGGAGCGGTGGTCACGGTGCTCGCCGGCGTGATGATCCTGATGTTCACCGTCATGCTCTTCGCCGCCAACATCGGCGGCCGCGTCACCGAGGAGAAGTCCTCCCGGGTCGTGGAGATCATCCTGGCGAGCGTGCGCCCCATGGACTTCCTCACCGGAAAGATCCTCGGCAACGCCCTGTTCGGACTGGCGGCCACCGCACTCATCGTGACGGTCGCGGCCGTGGCGCTGAACATCTCCGGGCTGCTGGACGGCGTCGACTTCCAGTGGGGCATCATCGGAATCCTGCTCGTCGGGTTCATGCTCGGCCTGGTCTTCTACGGCAGCCTCTACGCCGCGGCCGGCGCGATGGTCCAGCGCACCGAGGATCTGCAGTCCACCCAGACGCCCATCCTCATCCTCATCCTCGCCACCACCTACGTCCCGCTGTTCGGCTGGCAGGTGCTCGACGCCACCTGGATGCAGGTACTGGCCTGGGTACCGCCGGTCTCGGTGGCCGTGGCCCCGCTGCAGTACGCGGGCGGCAACCTCAGCCTCGCAGGCCTGGCCGCCTCCTACACCATCCTCGCGGTGGCCACCGTCGGGGTCATCTGGTTGGTCGCCCGCATCTACCGCAACGCCATCCTCAACAACGGCCGCAAGCTGACCTGGCGGCAGGCACTGACCCGGAAGTGA
- a CDS encoding ABC transporter ATP-binding protein, producing the protein MPALHIDHLTKTFGETKALTDMTFSVHPGELYGFVGSNGAGKSTTMRIALGVLSADSGEVRFGEESMSDDIRRRIGYMPEERGLYGKEKIANQLTFFGQLHGMGKADAADSAVALLTRLGLGERLDDRLDDLSLGNQQRVQLAASLIHDPELLILDEPFSGLDPVAVEVMSQMLVERAEAGVPVIFSSHQLDLVQRLCDRIGIVAHGSMVTEGTVEALRTSGPVLFEVHTPARGWYPAGTAVVEEEENRVVLDVGDVDDQTVLHAALAAGPVHSFTRRVPDLTELFREVVQA; encoded by the coding sequence ATGCCCGCGCTCCACATCGACCATCTGACCAAGACCTTCGGGGAGACGAAGGCCCTGACCGACATGACGTTTTCCGTCCACCCCGGCGAGCTCTACGGCTTCGTCGGCTCCAACGGCGCCGGAAAATCCACCACCATGCGCATCGCCCTCGGAGTGCTCTCCGCCGACTCCGGCGAGGTCCGCTTCGGCGAGGAATCCATGAGCGACGACATCCGCCGCCGCATCGGCTACATGCCCGAGGAACGCGGTCTCTACGGCAAGGAGAAGATCGCCAACCAGCTGACCTTCTTCGGCCAGCTGCACGGCATGGGCAAGGCCGACGCCGCCGACTCCGCCGTCGCCCTGCTCACCCGCCTCGGACTGGGCGAGCGGCTCGACGACCGCCTCGACGACCTGTCGCTGGGCAACCAGCAGCGCGTGCAGCTGGCGGCCTCCCTCATCCACGACCCGGAGCTGCTCATCCTCGACGAGCCCTTCTCCGGCCTCGACCCCGTCGCGGTGGAGGTCATGAGTCAGATGCTCGTCGAGCGCGCCGAGGCCGGGGTGCCGGTCATCTTCTCCTCCCACCAGCTCGACCTCGTGCAGCGCCTGTGCGACCGGATCGGGATCGTCGCCCACGGTTCGATGGTCACCGAGGGCACCGTCGAGGCCCTGCGCACCTCCGGGCCCGTCCTCTTCGAGGTCCACACCCCGGCACGCGGCTGGTACCCGGCTGGCACCGCTGTCGTCGAGGAGGAAGAAAACAGGGTGGTCCTCGACGTCGGTGACGTGGACGATCAAACCGTCCTCCACGCCGCGCTCGCCGCCGGCCCCGTCCATTCCTTCACCCGCCGGGTCCCCGACCTGACCGAACTGTTCCGGGAGGTTGTCCAGGCATGA
- a CDS encoding helix-turn-helix transcriptional regulator encodes MSPRKKPADTIHNRIRVLRAERDMSRARLAELVNVNPQTIGALERGDHSPSLDLAFRICEVFELPVEAVFSRTEFTPMSTEIYRPRQE; translated from the coding sequence ATGTCCCCAAGGAAGAAGCCAGCGGACACGATCCACAATCGCATCCGGGTCCTGCGCGCGGAGCGGGACATGTCGCGCGCCCGGCTCGCCGAACTCGTCAACGTGAATCCGCAGACCATCGGTGCCCTGGAACGCGGCGACCACTCCCCCAGCCTCGACCTCGCCTTCCGCATCTGTGAGGTCTTCGAGCTGCCGGTGGAAGCTGTCTTCTCCCGCACCGAATTCACCCCCATGTCCACCGAGATCTACCGCCCCCGGCAGGAGTGA
- a CDS encoding helicase-associated domain-containing protein codes for MTSAASPTPDRPDFRTWLARRDDGELAALLRARPDAVLPLPPGIAPLAARLQLRASVGRVVRTLTALELATLEAAADLGGELEPVTADAVISHVVDRARTPSPEQVEQALDRLRGVALVYGESDALLVIREAMPSLPHDWQLLDDTAGPDAGETARALKTLPKNQRAILDTLINSGGLGRTRDAAPDADPDRPVPQLLAAGLLARVDAQTVRLPRVVRAALRGEEPAARPLVPSARVSGDTAADTRARDRADQAGAGAGLEVARHLRRLLDRLGTTPVPLLKEGGVGVRAVTALSRELGLPEGDIHRLVGVATSAGLLGRGEPTPLPVDDEGSDYLAPTAAADEWLEADLATRWLRLLRGWLSSPWAAWLIGDPDERGNPARLLTAATRRDHLPEQRALVLGQFTRPAPGVEVTDGQLRDDLFFTAPVHASLLPERTTTELVAEARWIGAVVGGTATSLLRALLDPVADAEAVAADVTPGTVERVIPQGDMTILAPGPLPRGLQAELDLLAELESAGLASVYRVTEASVRRALDTGRTAGELRDWLTDHSLGEVPQSISYLIDDVARRHGTLRGGPAMSYLRCDDPALLAEAARTPAAEKVALHVIAPTVAVAQAPLVRVIEELRAAGFQPVAEDATGAALDIRPKPARLPAPDIPARPTGGLDESRIRAAVSAIRRGDAASRGERATDDRGNTVQGTATLGLLQAAARGGRTVTLGFVDKHGVAVHRTVKPVTVSGGQVDAVDEATGTVHRFTLHRITEVILG; via the coding sequence ATGACTTCCGCGGCATCCCCCACCCCCGACCGGCCCGATTTCCGCACCTGGCTCGCCCGCCGGGACGACGGTGAGCTCGCCGCGCTCCTGCGTGCCCGGCCCGATGCCGTCCTGCCCCTGCCCCCGGGAATCGCCCCGCTGGCGGCCCGCCTGCAGCTGCGCGCCTCCGTCGGACGGGTGGTGCGCACGCTCACCGCCCTGGAGCTGGCCACCCTCGAGGCCGCCGCCGACCTCGGCGGGGAGCTCGAGCCCGTCACCGCGGACGCGGTCATCTCCCACGTCGTCGACCGGGCCCGCACGCCCTCCCCCGAGCAGGTGGAGCAGGCGCTCGACCGGCTGCGCGGCGTGGCCCTGGTCTACGGGGAGTCGGACGCCCTGCTGGTCATCCGCGAGGCGATGCCCTCCCTGCCGCACGACTGGCAGCTGCTCGACGACACCGCCGGCCCCGACGCCGGTGAGACCGCCCGCGCGCTGAAGACACTGCCGAAGAACCAGCGCGCCATCCTCGACACCCTGATCAACTCCGGTGGACTGGGCCGCACCCGCGACGCCGCCCCGGACGCCGATCCCGACCGCCCCGTGCCCCAGCTGCTGGCGGCCGGCCTGCTCGCACGCGTCGACGCCCAGACCGTCCGCCTGCCGCGGGTGGTGCGCGCCGCCCTGCGCGGCGAGGAGCCCGCCGCCCGCCCACTCGTGCCCTCGGCGCGGGTGAGCGGGGACACCGCAGCCGACACCCGCGCCCGGGACCGCGCCGATCAGGCCGGGGCCGGGGCCGGCCTGGAGGTCGCCCGGCACCTGCGCCGGCTGCTCGACCGGCTGGGTACCACCCCGGTCCCGCTGCTCAAGGAGGGCGGGGTGGGCGTACGGGCGGTGACCGCGCTGTCCCGGGAGCTCGGCCTGCCGGAGGGCGACATCCACCGCCTGGTCGGCGTGGCCACCAGCGCCGGACTGCTGGGCCGCGGTGAACCCACTCCCCTGCCCGTCGACGACGAGGGCTCCGACTACCTCGCCCCCACCGCGGCCGCCGACGAGTGGCTGGAGGCCGACCTGGCCACCCGCTGGTTGCGACTGCTGCGCGGCTGGCTGTCCTCCCCGTGGGCCGCCTGGCTCATCGGGGACCCCGACGAGCGTGGCAATCCCGCCCGGCTGCTGACCGCCGCCACCCGGCGCGACCACCTGCCCGAGCAGCGCGCGCTGGTGCTGGGCCAGTTCACCCGCCCGGCCCCGGGCGTGGAGGTCACCGACGGGCAGCTGCGCGACGATCTGTTCTTCACCGCCCCCGTCCACGCCTCCCTCCTGCCGGAGCGCACGACCACGGAGCTCGTCGCCGAGGCCCGGTGGATCGGGGCGGTGGTCGGCGGCACGGCGACCTCCCTGCTGCGCGCCCTGCTCGATCCGGTGGCGGATGCGGAGGCCGTGGCCGCGGATGTCACCCCGGGCACCGTGGAACGGGTCATCCCCCAGGGCGACATGACCATCCTCGCCCCCGGCCCCCTGCCCCGCGGGCTGCAGGCCGAGCTCGACCTGCTCGCCGAACTGGAGTCCGCGGGTCTGGCCAGTGTCTACCGGGTCACGGAGGCCTCGGTGCGCCGCGCACTGGACACCGGGCGCACCGCCGGGGAGCTGCGCGACTGGCTGACGGATCACTCCCTGGGCGAGGTGCCGCAGTCGATCAGCTACCTCATCGACGACGTGGCCCGCCGCCACGGCACCCTCCGGGGTGGCCCGGCCATGAGCTATCTGCGCTGCGACGATCCGGCCCTGTTGGCGGAGGCCGCCCGCACCCCGGCAGCGGAGAAGGTCGCGCTGCACGTGATCGCCCCGACCGTGGCCGTGGCGCAGGCACCGCTGGTGAGGGTGATCGAGGAGCTGCGGGCGGCCGGGTTCCAGCCGGTGGCCGAGGACGCCACCGGCGCGGCCCTGGACATCCGCCCGAAGCCGGCCCGCCTGCCGGCCCCCGACATCCCCGCGCGGCCCACCGGCGGGCTCGATGAGTCGCGCATCCGCGCGGCGGTGTCGGCCATCCGCCGGGGTGACGCGGCCTCCCGGGGTGAACGTGCCACCGATGACCGCGGCAACACCGTCCAGGGCACGGCGACCCTCGGGCTGCTCCAGGCCGCCGCGCGGGGCGGGCGGACGGTGACCCTCGGGTTCGTCGACAAGCACGGGGTGGCCGTGCACCGGACGGTCAAGCCGGTGACGGTCTCGGGCGGGCAGGTCGACGCCGTCGACGAGGCCACCGGCACCGTGCACCGTTTCACCCTCCACCGGATCACCGAGGTCATCCTGGGGTAG
- a CDS encoding resuscitation-promoting factor Rpf1 domain-containing protein → MARHARKTVSTVAKFAASTAALGTAAALMAPAASAAPDSDWDRLAQCESGGNWQINTGNGYHGGLQFSPSTWRAYGGGEYAPYAYQATREEQIAVAERTLAGQGWGAWPACSASLGLNSAPTPRDVSASSPAQSAAASAAPSQVQYVATQAEEQAAATGGSSDALAVDALYTLLRDTLAQYGVVVPDFVEDIYNANRGDFDAFYNANRAYIDSVVAGL, encoded by the coding sequence ATGGCACGTCACGCCCGCAAGACCGTTTCCACCGTCGCCAAGTTCGCCGCCTCCACCGCGGCCCTCGGCACCGCCGCCGCCCTGATGGCACCGGCCGCCTCCGCCGCCCCGGACTCCGACTGGGACCGACTCGCACAGTGCGAGTCTGGCGGCAACTGGCAGATCAACACCGGCAACGGTTACCACGGCGGCCTGCAGTTCTCCCCGAGCACCTGGCGCGCCTACGGCGGCGGCGAGTACGCCCCCTACGCCTACCAGGCCACCCGCGAGGAGCAGATCGCCGTCGCCGAGCGCACCCTCGCCGGCCAGGGCTGGGGCGCATGGCCCGCCTGCTCCGCCAGCCTGGGCCTGAACTCCGCCCCGACCCCGCGCGACGTCTCCGCCTCGAGCCCGGCCCAGTCCGCCGCCGCGAGCGCCGCCCCCTCGCAGGTCCAGTACGTCGCCACCCAGGCCGAGGAGCAGGCCGCCGCCACCGGCGGCTCCTCCGACGCCCTGGCCGTCGACGCCCTCTACACCCTGCTCCGCGACACCCTCGCCCAGTACGGCGTGGTCGTGCCGGACTTCGTCGAGGACATCTACAACGCCAACCGCGGCGACTTCGACGCCTTCTACAACGCCAACCGCGCGTACATCGACTCCGTCGTCGCCGGTCTCTAG
- a CDS encoding cold-shock protein, with protein MPIGKVKWYDVDKGFGFVSNPGDEDVYVGKQVLPEGVEELVAGQRIEFDFAAGRRGPQALRVKVLDTPRRRPVHRHKPEELNSMVSDMMTLLEGQVQPALAAGRYPDRRTGRQIAEILRAVAKELDS; from the coding sequence GTGCCGATCGGCAAGGTGAAGTGGTACGACGTCGACAAGGGGTTCGGCTTCGTCTCCAACCCGGGGGACGAGGACGTCTACGTCGGCAAGCAGGTGCTGCCCGAGGGCGTCGAGGAGCTCGTCGCGGGGCAGCGGATCGAGTTCGACTTCGCCGCGGGCCGACGCGGCCCGCAGGCTCTGCGCGTCAAGGTGCTTGACACGCCCCGCCGCCGCCCCGTCCACCGGCACAAGCCCGAGGAGCTCAACAGCATGGTCTCCGACATGATGACGCTCCTGGAGGGACAGGTGCAGCCGGCGCTGGCGGCCGGCCGCTACCCGGACCGCAGGACCGGCCGCCAGATCGCCGAGATCCTGCGCGCCGTGGCCAAGGAGCTCGACTCCTAG
- a CDS encoding DUF2771 domain-containing protein, translating to MATRRQAKKKSLLQILALIIAVVIVVVATVLVQNWWNNRPGPEPEEVTVTASVGDESIEVSPYLVCEPGVECPEGEVPNLPVGPDETLKLELPEPIHNHDWQLLMIYDDPAANNQQLHGPHDTTEVEIPGSVDPVGDSTERPRLVVVEVSSVMIGHDDEGVETPYTTIWSLSTHENPDEALNQE from the coding sequence ATGGCCACCCGTAGACAGGCAAAGAAGAAGTCGCTGCTGCAGATCCTCGCGCTGATCATCGCGGTCGTGATCGTCGTGGTGGCCACCGTGCTGGTGCAGAACTGGTGGAACAACCGCCCGGGCCCGGAGCCCGAGGAGGTCACCGTCACCGCCTCCGTGGGGGACGAGTCCATCGAGGTCTCCCCCTACCTGGTGTGCGAACCCGGCGTGGAGTGCCCCGAGGGTGAGGTGCCGAACCTGCCCGTCGGTCCCGACGAGACGCTGAAGCTCGAGCTGCCGGAGCCGATCCACAACCACGACTGGCAGCTGCTGATGATCTACGACGATCCGGCCGCCAACAACCAGCAGCTCCACGGCCCCCACGACACCACCGAGGTCGAGATCCCCGGCTCCGTCGACCCGGTCGGCGACTCCACGGAGCGCCCGCGCCTGGTCGTGGTGGAGGTCTCCTCCGTCATGATCGGCCACGACGACGAGGGCGTGGAGACGCCCTACACCACGATCTGGTCGCTGAGCACGCACGAGAACCCGGACGAGGCACTGAACCAGGAGTAG